From one Streptomyces chromofuscus genomic stretch:
- a CDS encoding TetR/AcrR family transcriptional regulator produces the protein MERSAGRVTRRRVRTRANLLDAAFEVFAAKGFGRVSIEEVCEAAGYSRGAFYSNFASLDELFFALYRQRADLIAEQVSRALAQDGPDLDVPAAVDRVTEVLLLDLDWLLVKTDFLVHAARHAAVAQTLLAHRARLRGAIAERLARARGHTALPAVLGDVDAAAHAVVAAYDGVTTQLLLDKDVEHARAWLKQLLTALLTDGSGAHR, from the coding sequence ATGGAGCGCTCGGCCGGGCGGGTGACCAGGCGCCGTGTCCGCACGCGCGCCAACCTCCTGGACGCCGCCTTCGAGGTGTTCGCGGCCAAGGGGTTCGGGCGCGTGTCGATCGAGGAGGTGTGCGAGGCCGCCGGTTACAGCCGGGGCGCCTTCTACTCGAACTTCGCCAGCCTGGACGAGCTGTTCTTCGCCCTCTACCGGCAGCGGGCCGACCTGATCGCCGAGCAGGTCTCCCGGGCGCTCGCCCAGGACGGACCGGACCTCGACGTGCCCGCCGCCGTCGACCGGGTCACCGAGGTGCTCCTGCTCGACCTCGACTGGCTGCTGGTCAAGACGGACTTCCTGGTGCACGCCGCGCGCCACGCGGCCGTGGCGCAGACCCTGCTGGCGCACCGGGCCCGGCTGCGCGGCGCGATCGCCGAACGGCTCGCCCGCGCGCGGGGCCACACCGCACTGCCCGCCGTGCTCGGCGACGTCGACGCCGCCGCCCACGCGGTCGTCGCCGCCTACGACGGAGTCACCACCCAACTGCTGCTGGACAAGGACGTCGAGCACGCCCGCGCGTGGCTCAAGCAGCTGCTCACCGCCCTGCTGACCGACGGCAGCGGCGCACACCGATGA
- a CDS encoding alpha-ketoglutarate-dependent dioxygenase AlkB, with translation MTMHLQGSLFDQTDEVRLGPLDGLRRTPLGSGAWIDVLPGWLSGSDTLFEHLAAEAPWRAERRTMYDHVVDVPRLLAYYGAGDPLPHPVLTEARDALSAHYADELGEPFATAGLCHYRDGRDSVAWHGDRIGRGAREDTMVAILSVGAPRDLLLRPMHGGGGTVRRPLGHGDLIVMGGSCQRTWEHCVPKSTKATGPRISIQFRPRGVN, from the coding sequence ATGACCATGCACCTCCAGGGCTCGCTCTTCGACCAGACCGACGAGGTCCGGCTCGGCCCGCTCGACGGGTTGCGCCGCACCCCGCTCGGCTCCGGCGCCTGGATCGACGTGCTGCCGGGATGGCTGAGCGGATCCGACACGCTGTTCGAACACCTGGCGGCCGAGGCGCCGTGGCGGGCGGAGCGCCGCACGATGTACGACCACGTCGTCGACGTACCGCGACTGCTGGCGTACTACGGCGCGGGCGACCCGCTGCCGCACCCGGTGCTGACCGAGGCACGGGACGCCTTGTCCGCGCACTACGCCGACGAACTGGGCGAACCGTTCGCGACGGCGGGCCTGTGCCACTACCGCGACGGCCGGGACAGCGTCGCCTGGCACGGCGACCGGATCGGGCGCGGCGCCCGCGAGGACACGATGGTCGCGATCCTCTCCGTCGGCGCGCCCCGCGACCTGCTGCTGCGCCCGATGCACGGGGGCGGCGGGACCGTCCGGCGGCCGCTCGGGCACGGCGACCTGATCGTGATGGGCGGCTCCTGCCAGCGGACCTGGGAGCACTGCGTGCCGAAGTCCACCAAGGCGACCGGGCCGAGGATCAGCATCCAGTTCCGCCCACGCGGGGTGAACTGA
- a CDS encoding MBL fold metallo-hydrolase has protein sequence MRADVQQVAEGIHLVHGSNTNWVILKDGDAVTLIDTGYPGDRQGLLDSLAATGSAPEAVAAVLITHAHNDHLGSAEYLRHTYGTPVYLHAAEVPHARREFLHQVSVAGVLRNGWRPGVLPWAVHALRSGGTAHIPVVSPEPFPAAGPLDLPGRPVPVHTPGHTDGHCAFHLPDAGIVISGDALVSGHATSRLKGPQLLPDMFHRERSRALASLELIEGLSADVLLPGHGPVHRGSVPDAARRARERAH, from the coding sequence ATGCGGGCAGATGTGCAACAAGTCGCCGAGGGCATCCATCTGGTGCACGGCAGCAACACCAACTGGGTGATCCTCAAGGACGGGGACGCCGTCACACTGATCGACACCGGATACCCCGGGGACCGGCAAGGGCTCCTCGACTCCCTCGCGGCGACGGGCAGCGCCCCGGAGGCGGTCGCCGCGGTGCTGATCACCCACGCGCACAACGACCACCTCGGCTCGGCGGAGTACCTGCGTCACACCTACGGCACGCCGGTGTACCTGCACGCGGCCGAGGTGCCGCACGCGCGACGGGAGTTCCTGCACCAGGTGTCCGTCGCCGGGGTGCTGCGCAACGGCTGGCGCCCCGGTGTACTGCCGTGGGCCGTGCACGCGCTCCGGTCGGGCGGCACCGCGCACATCCCGGTCGTCTCGCCCGAACCGTTCCCGGCGGCGGGCCCACTGGACCTGCCGGGCCGTCCGGTGCCCGTGCACACCCCCGGCCACACCGACGGGCACTGCGCGTTCCATCTGCCCGACGCCGGGATCGTGATCTCCGGGGACGCGCTGGTCAGCGGGCACGCGACCTCGCGGCTCAAGGGACCGCAGCTGCTGCCCGACATGTTCCACCGCGAGCGGTCCCGGGCCCTGGCCTCGCTGGAGCTGATCGAAGGGCTGTCGGCCGACGTGCTGCTGCCCGGGCACGGTCCGGTCCACCGGGGTTCCGTGCCGGACGCCGCGCGCCGGGCACGGGAACGCGCCCATTAG
- a CDS encoding DUF4032 domain-containing protein → MSLQINATNPEHPALLLELPWHLPLEEWPPEHLVPLPRGISRHVVRYARAGEEVVAVKELARRPALREYELLRDLDRLGIPAVDALAVVTGRTDADGDPLEPVLITRHLGGSMPYRSMFETTMRPATMHRLMDALAVLLVRLHLTGFAWGDCSLSNTLFRRDAGAYAAYLVDAETGELHPRLSDGQRDYDLDLARVNISGELLDLEASGALHPSVDPIEFGTEICARYRSLWQELTRTSVYPAGKYHYIERRIRRLNDLGFDVAEMQIEHSSNGDTVTFVPKVVDAGHHQRQLLRLTGLDTEENQARRLLNDLESWMATQDDYAPGDPLTARPEVLAHRWVREVFRPTVRAVPPDLRGAMDPAEIYHQLLEHRWYLSERAQHDIGLDTAVKDYVENILPRARKSMEAPPPE, encoded by the coding sequence ATGTCCTTGCAGATCAACGCCACCAACCCGGAACACCCCGCGCTGCTGCTGGAACTGCCGTGGCATCTGCCGCTCGAGGAGTGGCCGCCGGAGCATCTGGTGCCCCTGCCCCGCGGCATCTCCCGGCACGTCGTGCGCTACGCCCGCGCCGGGGAGGAGGTCGTGGCCGTCAAGGAGCTCGCCCGGCGGCCCGCCCTGCGCGAGTACGAGCTGCTGCGCGACCTGGACCGGCTCGGCATCCCCGCGGTGGACGCCCTCGCCGTGGTCACCGGCCGCACCGACGCGGACGGCGACCCGCTGGAGCCGGTGCTGATCACCCGGCACCTGGGCGGCTCGATGCCGTACCGGTCGATGTTCGAGACGACCATGCGCCCGGCGACCATGCACCGACTGATGGACGCGCTGGCGGTGCTGCTGGTGCGGCTGCACCTGACCGGGTTCGCGTGGGGCGACTGCTCGCTGTCCAACACGCTCTTCCGCCGGGACGCCGGCGCGTACGCCGCGTACCTCGTCGACGCGGAGACCGGCGAGCTGCACCCGAGGCTCAGCGACGGCCAGCGCGACTACGACCTCGACCTGGCCCGCGTCAACATCAGCGGCGAGCTGCTCGACCTGGAGGCGTCCGGCGCGCTGCACCCGTCGGTCGACCCGATCGAGTTCGGCACGGAGATCTGCGCCCGCTACCGCTCCCTGTGGCAGGAGCTGACCCGCACCTCGGTCTATCCGGCGGGCAAGTACCACTACATAGAGCGCCGGATACGCCGCCTGAACGACCTCGGCTTCGACGTGGCCGAGATGCAGATCGAGCACTCCTCGAACGGCGACACGGTCACCTTCGTGCCGAAGGTGGTCGACGCGGGCCACCACCAGCGGCAGCTGCTGCGGCTGACCGGGCTGGACACCGAGGAGAACCAGGCCCGCCGGCTGCTGAACGACCTGGAGAGCTGGATGGCCACCCAGGACGACTACGCGCCGGGCGATCCCCTGACCGCCCGCCCGGAGGTCCTCGCCCACCGCTGGGTGCGGGAGGTGTTCCGCCCCACCGTGCGCGCCGTGCCGCCCGACCTGCGCGGCGCGATGGACCCGGCCGAGATCTACCACCAGCTCCTCGAGCACCGCTGGTACCTGTCCGAGCGGGCCCAGCACGACATCGGCCTCGACACGGCCGTCAAGGACTACGTCGAGAACATCCTTCCGCGGGCGCGGAAGAGTATGGAGGCCCCGCCGCCGGAGTGA
- a CDS encoding universal stress protein gives MTRPITAGVDGSEESLAALAWAGREAVRRGLPLHAVHAWRYEPHEAVEGDRDTQAGWVRDAVDAGVRTVSGRHAGLEVSTDVVEGDAVDVLAAAAAESDMLVLGSRGHGRVVGFLLGSVGQQVIAGTTRPVVLVRSGDRATAEVDGREIVVGQEGSPEDSAAALGFAFETAAARGATVRAVRAWTLPPVFAYSPGSLKLLDEAGGPEPYENKALAEALQPWRERFPDVPVVEHVEMGSAGQVLLSVARRAQLMVVGRRARRTAVGARIGSVAHGVLHHADCPVAVVPPA, from the coding sequence ATGACGCGCCCGATCACCGCAGGGGTGGACGGATCGGAGGAGAGCCTCGCGGCGCTGGCCTGGGCGGGGCGCGAGGCCGTCCGGCGCGGCCTGCCGCTGCACGCGGTGCACGCCTGGCGGTACGAGCCGCACGAGGCCGTCGAGGGCGATCGGGACACGCAGGCGGGGTGGGTGCGGGACGCCGTGGACGCCGGCGTGCGAACCGTCAGCGGGCGCCACGCGGGCCTGGAGGTCAGCACTGACGTCGTCGAGGGCGACGCCGTGGACGTCCTGGCCGCCGCGGCGGCCGAGTCGGACATGCTGGTGCTGGGCTCGCGCGGGCACGGCAGGGTCGTGGGCTTCCTGCTCGGCTCGGTGGGGCAGCAGGTGATCGCCGGGACGACGCGCCCGGTCGTCCTGGTGCGGTCCGGGGACCGCGCCACGGCCGAGGTGGACGGCCGCGAGATCGTCGTGGGCCAGGAGGGCAGCCCGGAGGACAGCGCCGCCGCGCTGGGGTTCGCGTTCGAGACGGCCGCCGCGCGCGGGGCGACGGTGCGGGCGGTACGGGCCTGGACGCTGCCGCCGGTGTTCGCCTACAGCCCCGGCTCGCTGAAGCTGCTCGACGAGGCGGGCGGGCCGGAGCCGTACGAGAACAAGGCGCTGGCCGAGGCGTTGCAGCCGTGGCGGGAGCGGTTCCCGGACGTGCCGGTGGTGGAGCACGTGGAGATGGGCAGCGCGGGACAGGTACTGCTGTCGGTGGCCCGGCGCGCCCAGCTGATGGTCGTCGGCCGCCGCGCGCGCCGTACGGCCGTGGGCGCGCGGATCGGCTCGGTGGCGCACGGCGTCCTGCACCACGCGGACTGCCCGGTGGCGGTCGTCCCGCCCGCCTGA
- a CDS encoding VOC family protein — MSLTWEQVVVDAADPVALGNWWAEALGWVVINESAEEYEIRPAADGLPGLLFTPVPEGKSVKNRLHLDFRPDDQEAEVTRLLALGARSADVGQGEQTWVVLADPEGNEFCVLRSRRH, encoded by the coding sequence ATGAGCCTCACATGGGAGCAAGTAGTGGTGGACGCCGCCGATCCGGTCGCCCTCGGGAACTGGTGGGCGGAGGCGCTCGGCTGGGTGGTGATCAACGAATCGGCCGAGGAGTACGAGATCCGGCCCGCGGCGGACGGACTGCCGGGACTGCTGTTCACGCCGGTGCCGGAGGGCAAGTCCGTGAAGAACCGCCTCCACCTGGACTTCCGCCCCGACGACCAGGAGGCCGAGGTGACCCGTCTCCTCGCCCTCGGGGCGCGGTCCGCGGACGTCGGCCAGGGCGAGCAGACGTGGGTGGTGCTCGCGGATCCGGAGGGCAACGAGTTCTGCGTCCTGCGCTCCCGCCGCCACTGA
- a CDS encoding FAD-dependent oxidoreductase, producing MAQAADSARTVILTVDDDPGVSRAVARDLRRRYGASYRVVRAESGESALQALRELKLRGDLVAVILADYRMPQMNGIEFLEQALDVYPGARRVLLTAYADTNAAIDAINVVDLDHYLLKPWDPPEEKLYPVLDDLLDTWRRSDYRPVPSTKVVGHRWSARSTDVREFLARNQVPYRWYSADEPEGRRLLDAAGADGQRLPLVITPDGTPLVEPDAPELAAHVGLATQPTADFYDLVVIGGGPAGLGAAVYGASEGLRTVLVERSATGGQAGQSSRIENYLGFPDGVSGAQLTDRARRQATKFGAEVLTAREVTGLEINGAARVVRFSDGSAIAAHSVILATGVQYRQLAAQGCDELNGCGVYYGSSLTEASACQGHDVYIVGGANSAGQAAMYLARGAKSVTLLVRGPSLAASMSYYLVQQIEQAPNISVRCGTVVEAAHGSDHLEQLTLRDAATGHTELVDAQWLFVFIGAAPLTEWLDGTVLRDERGFILAGPDLTPDGRPPAGWELDRPPYHLETNVPGVFVAGDARAESAKRVASAVGEGAMAVMLVHRYLEQS from the coding sequence ATGGCACAGGCCGCCGATTCGGCGCGGACCGTCATCTTGACCGTGGACGACGATCCCGGAGTCTCCCGTGCCGTCGCACGGGATCTCAGGCGGCGCTACGGCGCGTCGTACCGCGTCGTGCGCGCGGAGTCCGGCGAGTCCGCGCTGCAGGCGCTGCGCGAGCTGAAGCTGCGCGGCGACCTGGTGGCGGTGATCCTCGCCGACTACCGCATGCCGCAGATGAACGGCATCGAGTTCCTGGAGCAGGCCCTGGACGTGTATCCGGGCGCGCGACGGGTGCTGCTGACCGCCTACGCGGACACCAACGCGGCGATCGACGCGATCAACGTCGTCGATCTCGACCACTACCTCCTCAAGCCCTGGGACCCGCCCGAGGAGAAGCTGTACCCGGTCCTCGACGACCTGCTGGACACGTGGCGGCGCAGCGACTACCGGCCCGTGCCCAGCACGAAGGTCGTCGGGCACCGCTGGTCGGCGCGCTCGACCGACGTCCGGGAGTTCCTGGCCCGCAACCAGGTGCCGTACCGCTGGTACTCGGCCGACGAGCCCGAGGGCCGGCGGCTGCTGGACGCCGCCGGGGCGGACGGGCAGCGGCTGCCGCTGGTGATCACGCCGGACGGGACGCCCCTGGTCGAACCGGACGCTCCCGAACTCGCCGCCCACGTGGGGCTGGCGACGCAGCCGACCGCCGACTTCTACGACCTGGTCGTCATCGGTGGCGGCCCGGCCGGGCTCGGCGCCGCCGTGTACGGGGCGTCGGAGGGGCTGCGGACGGTGCTCGTGGAGCGGTCGGCGACCGGCGGGCAGGCCGGGCAGAGCTCCCGGATCGAGAACTACCTGGGCTTCCCGGACGGCGTGTCGGGCGCGCAGCTCACGGACCGGGCCCGACGGCAGGCCACGAAGTTCGGCGCGGAGGTCCTCACCGCGCGCGAGGTGACGGGCCTGGAGATCAACGGGGCGGCGCGGGTCGTACGGTTCTCGGACGGCTCGGCGATCGCCGCGCACAGCGTGATCCTGGCGACCGGTGTGCAGTACCGGCAGCTGGCGGCCCAGGGATGCGACGAGTTGAACGGCTGCGGGGTGTACTACGGCTCGTCGCTGACCGAGGCGTCGGCCTGCCAGGGCCACGACGTGTACATCGTGGGCGGCGCCAACTCCGCGGGGCAGGCGGCGATGTACCTGGCCCGGGGTGCCAAGTCGGTGACGCTGCTGGTGCGCGGCCCGTCGCTGGCCGCGTCGATGTCGTACTACCTCGTCCAGCAGATCGAGCAGGCGCCGAACATCTCGGTGCGCTGCGGCACGGTCGTCGAGGCCGCGCACGGCTCCGACCACCTGGAGCAGCTGACGCTGCGCGACGCGGCGACGGGCCACACCGAACTCGTTGACGCGCAGTGGCTGTTCGTGTTCATCGGCGCGGCCCCGCTGACCGAGTGGCTGGACGGCACGGTGCTGCGCGACGAGCGCGGTTTCATCCTGGCCGGGCCCGACCTCACGCCCGACGGGCGGCCACCCGCGGGCTGGGAGCTGGACCGGCCGCCGTACCATCTGGAGACCAACGTCCCTGGCGTGTTCGTGGCGGGCGACGCGCGCGCCGAGTCCGCCAAGCGGGTCGCGTCCGCCGTCGGCGAGGGAGCCATGGCCGTCATGCTCGTCCACCGGTACCTGGAGCAGTCATGA
- a CDS encoding ATP-binding protein produces MSGRPMQCDPEEIGTLFLFEKLSPEQLGRLCAEGRVELFEPGPVYTEGDPATCFYVMLDGTVVLYRRVGTDDVEVTRTSQRGVYAGAMQAYIGDRVRQVYTNSMRVTEPTRFFVVPADTFASIMREWFPMAVHLLEGLFFGSKNTQRMIGQRERLLALGSLSAGLTHELNNPAAAAVRATSSLRERVAKMRHKLSVISAGPYPREALASLIEIQERTAERVAKAPALSPLEASDREDAVSDWLDDHGIPDGWRLAPTFVQAGLDLDWLDQVAAAVDEEVLPGAIGWLNYTVETELLMDEIQDSTTRISQLVDAAKQYSQLDRAPYRMADVHELLDSTLLMLSGKIGRRIEVVKDYDRTLPKIPAYPAELNQVWTNLIDNAVSAINGDGGEGTLTVRTGLDHDRLLVEFRDTGPGVAPEIRDRIFDPFFTTKPVGEGTGLGLDISWRIVVNKHHGSLQVESVPGDTRFQVLLPLTTGEDETAPEESA; encoded by the coding sequence ATGAGCGGTCGGCCGATGCAGTGCGACCCCGAGGAGATCGGCACTCTCTTCCTGTTCGAGAAGCTGTCGCCCGAGCAACTCGGCCGGCTGTGCGCCGAAGGGCGGGTGGAGCTGTTCGAGCCCGGTCCGGTGTACACCGAGGGCGATCCCGCCACCTGCTTCTACGTGATGCTCGACGGCACGGTCGTGCTGTACCGGCGGGTCGGCACCGACGACGTGGAGGTCACCAGGACCTCGCAGCGCGGGGTGTACGCCGGGGCCATGCAGGCGTACATCGGCGACCGGGTCCGGCAGGTCTACACCAATTCGATGCGGGTGACCGAGCCGACCCGTTTCTTCGTGGTGCCCGCCGACACGTTCGCGAGCATCATGCGGGAATGGTTCCCGATGGCGGTCCACCTGCTGGAAGGGCTGTTCTTCGGTTCGAAGAACACCCAGCGGATGATCGGCCAGCGCGAGCGGCTGCTGGCGCTCGGCTCGTTGTCGGCCGGGCTCACGCACGAGCTGAACAACCCCGCGGCGGCGGCCGTGCGGGCGACGTCCTCGCTGCGTGAGCGGGTGGCGAAGATGCGGCACAAGCTCAGCGTCATCTCCGCGGGCCCGTATCCGCGCGAGGCGCTGGCCAGCCTGATCGAGATCCAGGAACGCACCGCCGAACGCGTCGCCAAGGCGCCCGCGCTGAGCCCGCTGGAGGCCTCGGACCGCGAGGACGCCGTCAGCGACTGGCTGGACGACCACGGCATCCCCGACGGCTGGCGGCTCGCGCCCACCTTCGTGCAGGCCGGGCTGGACCTGGACTGGCTGGACCAGGTCGCGGCGGCCGTCGACGAGGAGGTGCTGCCGGGCGCGATCGGGTGGCTCAACTACACGGTCGAGACCGAGCTGCTGATGGACGAGATCCAGGACTCCACGACCCGGATCTCGCAGCTGGTGGACGCGGCGAAGCAGTACTCGCAGCTCGACCGCGCCCCCTACCGGATGGCCGACGTGCACGAACTGCTCGACAGCACCCTGCTGATGCTGTCGGGCAAGATCGGGCGGCGGATCGAGGTCGTCAAGGACTACGACCGCACGCTCCCGAAGATCCCCGCCTACCCGGCGGAGCTCAACCAGGTGTGGACCAACCTGATCGACAACGCGGTCTCCGCGATCAACGGCGACGGCGGCGAAGGGACGTTGACCGTGCGCACGGGTCTGGACCACGACCGGCTGCTGGTGGAGTTCCGCGACACGGGTCCCGGGGTGGCGCCGGAGATCCGGGACCGTATCTTCGACCCCTTCTTCACCACCAAGCCGGTGGGCGAGGGCACCGGGCTCGGCCTGGACATCTCCTGGCGCATCGTGGTCAACAAGCACCACGGGAGCCTCCAGGTCGAGTCCGTGCCGGGCGACACCCGCTTCCAGGTACTCCTTCCACTCACCACCGGCGAGGACGAGACGGCCCCCGAGGAGTCGGCATGA
- a CDS encoding UBP-type zinc finger domain-containing protein: MTSDISGIDPSVPPSGTGCVECDDVGGWWFHLRRCAQCGHIGCCDSSPAKHASAHYEATGHPVMRSFEPGERWFYNFATNEMYEAGPELEPPVSHPADQPSPGPTGRVPADWARTLRG; this comes from the coding sequence ATGACCAGTGACATCAGCGGCATCGACCCGAGCGTCCCGCCCAGCGGCACCGGGTGCGTGGAGTGCGACGACGTCGGCGGGTGGTGGTTCCACCTGCGGCGCTGCGCCCAGTGCGGGCACATCGGCTGCTGCGACTCCTCGCCCGCCAAGCACGCCTCGGCGCACTACGAGGCCACGGGGCATCCGGTGATGCGGAGCTTCGAGCCGGGTGAGCGGTGGTTCTACAACTTCGCCACGAACGAGATGTACGAGGCCGGACCCGAGCTGGAGCCACCGGTGAGCCATCCGGCCGACCAGCCGTCGCCGGGGCCGACCGGACGGGTGCCGGCCGACTGGGCCCGGACACTGCGGGGTTGA
- a CDS encoding CAP domain-containing protein — protein MGELVPGGNLALPGGAVTVRVPGPYDVSALITDDSGKVRGDGDFVFYNQPSAPGAVLRGDTLTVDPPRLRAGATRVTVVVSSADPGTSLGRLPVPTLFVTRPDGRHLARFTPPRPGQETVLLLAELYRRGADWKVRALGQGYADGLAGVARDFGVDVLDDGTRPAGPASGAPTARTGPASPAASPTTANDGPVHPARPATTNGPVHRARPTAPPHAVSVPDPHGHLALVNSARARAGSPPVSLDARLVSAAQGHASAMAAAGRLGVEGRDGVSVHQRVTAAGYAYITIGEHLVSGPRTPAEFIDYCLRTDGRGRTVLDPAFTHAGLAHAGGGRSGQTYWTALWARPLTPAELTRTAADVIELTNHERTRAGLPPLASDAALTRAAQAHSDDMVARDFYSHTAPGGSRPWDRAAAAGSTHHSIGENIACGQRSPAEVVTGWMNSPGHRANILKPGFTRIGIGFTGGGRAGTYWTQLFGGG, from the coding sequence ATGGGCGAGTTGGTCCCCGGCGGCAATCTGGCGCTGCCGGGCGGCGCCGTGACCGTGCGGGTTCCGGGGCCCTATGACGTGTCCGCGTTGATCACCGACGACAGCGGCAAGGTCCGCGGCGACGGCGACTTCGTGTTCTACAACCAGCCGTCCGCCCCGGGAGCCGTGCTGCGCGGCGACACGCTCACCGTCGACCCACCGCGACTGCGCGCCGGGGCCACCCGCGTCACGGTCGTCGTCAGTTCCGCCGACCCCGGCACGTCACTGGGCCGGCTGCCCGTCCCCACGCTGTTCGTCACCCGTCCGGACGGTCGCCACCTGGCCCGCTTCACTCCCCCGCGCCCCGGGCAGGAGACGGTCCTGCTGCTCGCCGAGCTGTACCGGCGCGGCGCGGACTGGAAGGTGCGCGCCCTCGGGCAGGGCTACGCCGACGGACTGGCGGGCGTGGCCCGCGACTTCGGCGTGGACGTCCTGGACGACGGCACGCGGCCCGCCGGCCCGGCGAGCGGCGCCCCCACGGCCAGGACCGGACCGGCGTCCCCGGCGGCCTCCCCGACGACTGCGAACGACGGCCCGGTGCACCCCGCGCGCCCCGCCACCACGAACGGCCCGGTGCACCGCGCCCGCCCCACCGCGCCGCCCCACGCAGTGTCCGTCCCCGACCCCCACGGCCACCTCGCGCTCGTCAACTCGGCCCGCGCCCGCGCCGGTTCCCCACCCGTCTCCCTGGACGCCCGCCTCGTCAGCGCCGCCCAGGGCCACGCCTCCGCCATGGCCGCCGCGGGCCGGCTCGGCGTGGAGGGCCGGGACGGCGTCTCCGTCCACCAGCGCGTGACCGCCGCCGGGTACGCGTACATCACCATCGGCGAGCACCTGGTCTCCGGGCCGCGCACGCCCGCCGAGTTCATCGACTACTGCCTGCGCACGGACGGCAGGGGCCGCACCGTGCTCGACCCCGCCTTCACCCACGCCGGACTCGCCCACGCGGGCGGCGGACGCTCCGGCCAGACGTACTGGACCGCACTGTGGGCCAGACCGCTCACCCCGGCCGAACTGACCCGCACCGCAGCCGACGTCATCGAGCTCACCAACCACGAACGCACCCGCGCCGGTCTGCCGCCCCTGGCCTCCGACGCAGCGCTGACCAGGGCCGCGCAGGCGCACAGCGACGACATGGTGGCCCGCGACTTCTACTCGCACACCGCGCCGGGCGGCAGCCGGCCCTGGGACCGGGCCGCCGCCGCGGGCTCCACCCACCACTCGATCGGCGAGAACATCGCCTGCGGCCAGCGCTCCCCGGCCGAGGTCGTCACCGGCTGGATGAACAGCCCCGGCCATCGCGCCAACATCCTCAAGCCCGGCTTCACACGCATCGGCATCGGCTTCACCGGCGGCGGCCGGGCGGGAACGTACTGGACGCAGCTGTTCGGCGGCGGATGA
- a CDS encoding AIM24 family protein, producing the protein MKGDLFSSEHMVQPAQAPGMTVENAKCIRYAVNGEMLARQGAMIAYRGNLAFERKGQGVGGMLKRAVTGEGLPLMTVRGQGEAWFAHEAQNCFVVDVEAGDEFTVNGRNVLCFDASLSYRIATVKGAGITGGGLFNSVFSGQGRLGLVCEGNPLVIPVSPQYPVYVDTDAVVGWTAALQTSLHRSQSIGSMLRGGSGEAVQLVLQGQGYVVVRPSEATPHKAQQH; encoded by the coding sequence ATGAAGGGTGACCTCTTTTCCAGCGAGCACATGGTCCAGCCCGCGCAGGCGCCGGGCATGACCGTCGAGAACGCCAAGTGCATCAGGTACGCGGTCAACGGCGAGATGCTGGCCCGGCAGGGCGCGATGATCGCCTACCGCGGCAACCTCGCGTTCGAGCGCAAGGGCCAGGGCGTGGGCGGGATGCTCAAGCGCGCGGTGACCGGCGAGGGGCTGCCCCTCATGACGGTGCGCGGCCAGGGCGAGGCCTGGTTCGCGCACGAGGCGCAGAACTGCTTCGTCGTCGACGTCGAGGCGGGCGACGAGTTCACCGTCAACGGCCGCAACGTCCTGTGTTTCGACGCCTCGTTGTCGTACCGCATCGCCACGGTGAAGGGCGCGGGCATCACCGGCGGCGGACTGTTCAACAGCGTCTTCAGCGGCCAGGGCAGGCTCGGCCTGGTCTGCGAAGGCAACCCGCTGGTGATCCCGGTGTCGCCGCAGTACCCGGTGTACGTCGACACGGACGCGGTGGTCGGCTGGACCGCCGCGCTGCAGACGTCGCTGCACCGCTCGCAGTCCATCGGCTCGATGCTGCGCGGCGGTTCGGGCGAGGCCGTGCAACTCGTGCTGCAGGGCCAGGGGTACGTCGTCGTGCGGCCGAGCGAGGCGACGCCGCACAAGGCCCAGCAGCACTGA